The DNA segment GGGGCGGGCATTTTATTTCTTCCTATCAATGCGGGCATGGGCGGATTTTGGCCCTTAGTCTTGATGGCCATTATCATCGGGCCTATGACCTATCTTGCCCACCGCGGCCTGTCACGTTTCGTATGTTCATCGAGCATTCCCGGCAGTGATATTACCCAAGTGGTTGAAGAACACTTTGGGATTGGCGCGGGCAAAGCGATTACGCTGCTGTATTTCTTAGCGATTTATCCCATTGTGTTGATCTACGGGGTGGGGATCACTAATACCGTCGACAGCTTTATCGTCAACCAGTTGGGCATGGCCTCTCCGCCACGTTTCCTGCTGTCTGGCGTGTTGATTTTCGGCATGATGTCAGTGATGGTTGCCGGTGAGCAATTTATGCTAAAAGTGACTCAACTGCTGGTTTATCCGCTGGTGGGCATTTTGGCCTTTATGTCCATCTATCTGATCCCAGAGTGGAAAATGGATGCGCTGCAAGTCGTGCCAGACACCGGCGCCTTTTTAGGCACCGTATGGTTAACCATTCCAGTATTGGTGTTTGCCTTTAACCATTCTCCGGCGATTTCGCAATTTTCGGTTTCCTTAAGCGTGACCATGGGGCGAATGCGGCTCGTAAGGCCGATGTGATCCTGCGTAACACCTCGATGATGTTAGTCGGCTTTGTGATGTTATTCGTGTTCTCCTGCGTCTTGTCACTGTCGCCAGAGCAGTTGGCTGAAGCGAAGGCGAAGAACCTGCCAATTTTATCTTACCTTGCGAACGTGCATGACAGTGGTTTTGTCAGCTACTTCGGGCCTTTCATTGCGTTTGTGGCGATTGTGTCTTCTTTCTTTGGTCATTACATGGGCGCAACAGAGGGCATGAAGGGCATTATCGTTAAGCAGCTGCGCTCAAGTAACAAACAAATCAGTGAGAACAAGCTGAACAAGTTTATCTTAGTGTTTATGTTTGCCACGATTTGGGCTGTTGCGATTAAAAACCCAAGTATTTTGGGGATGATTGAGGCGCTGGGCGGCCCGATTATTGCGGCGATTTTGTACTTAATGCCAATGTATGCCGTGTACAAAGTGCCGGCGCTGAAGGCTTACCGTAACCGCATCAGCAACGTGTTTGTGATTATTGCGGGCCTACTGGCGATGACCGCCATTCTGTTTGGCTTGTTAAGCTAAGATTGGAATTAAAAGCGGTTTGAAACGAAAGGATCGGGTTATGCCCGATCCTTTTTTTATTACTTCTCTTCGTACATCAGATAGTAACTTTGCTTCATCCCTAGCGCTTGGTAGGTTTGCTGAGCGGCGGTATTTTCCTGCTCCACATAGAGACGGAAACTCGCGGCGCCACCATTGGCCTCGGCCAGTTGTTTTACCTCAGCATAGAGCTTGCCATAAATCCCCTGACGGCGATTCTGTGGACGAATATAAACGCTTTGGATCCAGTAATAATCTTTGGCGCGCCAGTCGCTCCACTCGAAGGTCACCATCAGCGAACCGACAATTTCGCCATCAATCTCGGCTACCAGATAAAAACCTTTCTCAGGGTGATTCAGTAGGGTATTAACGCCTTTAATCAGGGTCATTTCGTCTAAGGCGAGGCCTTCGGTTTCCTGCGCCATTGCCTGATTAAATTGAACTAGGGCGGTGAGATCTTGCACTTTAGCTTTACGGATCAACATATAACAACTCCTCGGCGGTTAGTACCTCTACCGCTCTTGTGTATGGGGATGACGCTTATGCATCGGCTTTATTCGGCGGCACACTTTAGCACGGAACAGTTTAGAAGAACGAGTGAACAGCGTTTCAAATCCTGCTTTAATCTCGGCTAATTTTTGTACGACTAAAGTCTAATCTGCTAGGCTTGAATAAGGTTTTCACCCTAAGGGAGTGGTGCGATTATGGCATTCGTAAAATCAACTCGTCGCTTTAAGCCAAAAATTTTACAACCCTATGATGTGCAAAAAGATCTTCAGATTAATCACGCCATGCACTTTATGCTCACCTTAATCACCTTTGGGCTATGGGGGCTGGTTTGGTGGTATTTGATCCTCAAATCACAGGGGGATAATCAGTCACTTTTCAGCGGTTTTGATGATGACTATTGGAGCTACCTTATCGAGTGCGAGCAGCCGCCCGCATCCCTTTATCGCCAACGTTTTGCCGCCTCGGCCAATTCGGTGCAATTTGAGGCCTAGGCTTTGCCTTAGCTGGATTTTGCAGCGGTTGGCATCAACGTGATATAGATCATCCTTAGAATTTTATCCCTTATGTTAGACTCGGCGGCTGGCTAATTTAAGTTAGTCCCGCCAAGGATAAGGCTCAGCCCTATCATCATTTCAAACTCAAGGTTATAAACATGTCAAAACATAGGTCATCAGCCCTAGGCCGGATCTGGTCTTCCTGGATGTCAGTGCCCCTGTGGCTGCAAATTTTCGTTGGTATGGTGTTGGGGATTGCGGTGGGCGTCAGCTTAGGTGAGCAGGCTTCTTACCTGAAACCTATTGGCACCCTGTTTGTGAATACCATCAAGATGCTGATTGTGCCTTTAGTGTTTTGTTCATTGATTGTCGGTGTGACCTCAATGGAAGACACCGCCAAAATGGGCCGAATTGGTTTTAAATCCTTTGCGTTTTACCTCTGCACCACCGCGATTGCGATCAGTTTAGGTTTAGCCGTGGGCTATGTGGTGCAACCCGGTGCGGGCGTGCCTTTACTGCAACACGAAGCGGTACAAACGGCGAAAGAAGTGCCTTCGGTGATGCAAACCCTGATTGACATAGTCCCTACCAATCCTGTTGCCGCCTTGGCGAGTGGCCAAATCCTGCAAGTCATTGTGTTTGCTGTTGCGCTTGGGATTGCCTTGGTCTTGATTGGCGACCATGGAAAGCCTGCTATCAAGGTGTTTGAAAGCCTTGCCGAGGCCATGTACAAGCTCACCGACATGGTGATGAAGCTTGCTCCTTATGGGGTATTTGGTCTGATGGCATGGGTCGCGGGCGAGTATGGCATCGATATGCTGTGGCCGCTGATTAAAGTAATTATTGCCGTATATATTGGCTGTATTATCCACGTGTTAGGCTTCTACAGCATAGTGCTGCGCCTATTTGCCAAGCTAAATCCACTGCATTTTTTCAAGGGGATCAGCAATGCGATGGCGGTGGCATTTACCACCTCAAGTTCGGCGGGTACCTTACCGGCAAGCATGAAATGTGCGAGCGAATATCTCGGGGTCAATAAGAAGATCTCTAGTTTTGTGTTGCCCTTAGGGACCACCATCAATATGGATGGTACGGCCTTGTATCAAGGCGTGACCGCGCTGTTTGTGGCGCAGGCCTTTGGTATTGATTTAACTTGGGTCGACTATCTAACGATTATTTTAACCGCGACCTTAGCCTCAATCGGCACCGCGGGGGTGCCGGGCGCAGGCTTAGTGATGTTGACCTTAGTGCTTTCGACCGTTGGCTTACCCTTAGAAGGCGTGGCCTTGATTGCGGGGATTGACCGTATTCTCGATATGGCACGTACTGTGGTAAACGTTTCTGGTGACTTAGTGGCAACGACTGTGATTGCTAAGTCGGAAGATGAGTTGGATGTTGAACATTACAATGCCGACATGGTGCAGAGCGCTATGATTGCCGAGCAAAATGCCGCGAGTGAAAACGCCGCGACGAAAAGTTGATTCATTGAATAATAAAAAACCGCCAACTAGGCGGTTTTTTATTATCGAAGCGAGCTTATTTAAGCTGGCTTAGGACGAGGACGGGCTTATCATCGCTGCTAAGCAGAGTTAAACGACCTTGCACTAACTTGGCCTTAGCGACTAACGGCAGGGCTTGCATCACTTTATGCTCCTGCTGCATCAGCGCATCGACGCAGGCCTTCATCGTGCTGCCGCCAGGAATGATTTTTAGCTCCTGCCCCTGCTGGCTATATTGGCCAAAGAAGTTGTTGCAGCTGTTATTGCCAGAGAGTTTACCTTCATCGGCAAAGGTGATTTGCGCTGGGCTGTAATCCACAGAGGGTTGCCCTTGAACGGCTTCAATATGCCAGCTTCCCTGTAATGGCACTGTGTCCTGATTGGCAACGTCTGTGCTCTGACATGCGGTTAAACCAAAAAGTAATGCGCTTAATAGAAATGTTTGTTTTAACATTGTCTCAGTTCCTTTTTCCGTATTCATGGCCATAGTGTACAAGTTTAGCGGGAGATAAAAAGAGGTTTATATGATAGATACCATTAAAAGCACTATGAATTTATTGAAGTTTTTACATTGGTTAGGTGTTTTGATGTTAGTTTGTGGACTTGGGATCTATATGTTGACCCAATGGAGTCTAGAAATCAGCGGTATGTTATTGATCTCAAGTCTCATAGGTTTAGGGTTGGTGCTGATGTCTCCCTATCCCGTGGTGCTCTTTATCCAATGGGCGAAGCGTCAGGATGAGCTGACTAAAAACGAATTGCCTAAGCATAAAGACTAATTGCCTGTATAGAGACTAGAGCTCGGCCGAGTCGGCGGCGGGATTATCGTACAGCTTGGCATCGAACTTGAGCGCTTGATTCGCTGGCGTTGGTTCAGGCTCGGGCTGCATGGATTTGAGTTTGCTGCGCGCGTCCTCCATCATGGGCGCTAACTTGGCCGTCGATTCGGGGGTAAAAAAGCTGTAACTGGCATCGAGCTTGAGATGGTGATTTTGCTGCTCTAATTGTTTTTCGACCCGCTTCATAATGTGCAATATATCGCGCTCACTATCGACAAAGGCTAACACCACAAACTGGGTTGCGCTGAAATGGGCGGCCACATCGGCGGTGCGAATGGTATCTTGGACTAAATTGCCCAGCAGCCTGTGGTGTTTCTCTTCTAAGCTGTTTTCTGAGGTGTTTGCCTCAATCAACTCGAAAAAAGAATTCCCGCGTGGGCGCCAAAACGGCGGCCGAGATTGAGCTGCCTTGGTGCCATCATCATAAAGCCATAATGGTTGAGCATGCCGGTTTCTTGATCGCGCATCGACAGAGATTCGATTCGATGGTTTTGACATAGCAGGGACAATTCCTGCTGCAGCAGAATTTGAAAGGGCTCCAGCATGGCGCTGTTGTTTAAGGGATCTACCATGTGGGGATTTAACACGCACAGCGAGCCAAATTGACTGCCGTCGGGCCAAGCGATAGGGCGGGAGAGAATATGTTGAATACCATCAAAATCCCGTGGCAATTCATCGAGCATAAAACGGCCGAGATTAAGATAATCCCCTTCCGCAGGGCTATGTTTAAGTTGTTCAAACAGGGGAAGTCGCTCGCAAACAAAGTGCCTGAGGTAAACAGCGGTGTTTCGCTCACCGAACTGACAATCACTTCAAACCCAGACTGAGTCATTTGCAGCACAAACACGCTGGTGGCGCTGTAGTAGCTTTTAATCAACTCACATTGGTGCATCCAGCGACCGAGATTGACTTGCTGGTGATCGCTATCGAGTAGGCTGACATTGGGGTTGATGGTTTCGGGCAACATGGTGGCGCCTAATGGGCAAAAAATATGCCTTAAGTTTGGAAAACAACAGGATAATTTGCAAATCAATGGGCTAAAAAACACCATTTTTTGTGCATCTATTATTGGGATGATTGGTGACTCCTGTATACTGGCGCGCCGCCAACCAGATTACTCGCCAAATTGAGTGAAGATAATGACAGTGAATATACGTCCAGCTACGACGCAAGATATTGATTCCTTAGTTGTATTAGAAAGGACTTTCCTCAACGATGAACTGGCGTCTTCGGCGATGGGGTTGGAGGGGCAAGCATTCGGCCGTAATGAGCTGACCGAATTAGTCACTCGGCATTGGGTGGTAGTGGCCGAAGATAAAGGGCGAATTATCGGTTATGTGATTGCCGGGCGCTGGGCGTTTTTCACCACTTGGCCTATGTACCGCACACTCCTCAACCGCTTGGCTAAGGCCGAGTGGGATGGCCCTAGATTAACGCAGCAGAACAGTTGCCAATATGGCCCGATTTGGATTGATCAACATTACCGAGGTCAGGGAGTTTTTGCGGCCTTAGTGAAGGGGATTTTTCAGCAAATTGCCCCTCATTTTGCTTATGCGGTGACCTTTATCGCGGAGGACAACGAGCGTTCCTTTGCCGCCCACACCCAAAAGGCTGCAATGCAAGTGGCTGATTTTTTTACGGTTTCAGCAAGAGATTACTATTTAATGGTGGCTCGTACTCAAGCCTAGTGAACACTCATGTTTACACTTGTTCTTGCCTGGAAACTCAGTATTTAACCCATATCGTTATGAGGAATACTGAGTATCGACTATGGTTAGTGCATACCAATCTATAAAAATAGCGCTATGAAGTTTGAGCTACGCCAATTTCTCGATAGAAGTTTTCTTATCTCGATACGTGAATCCTTTATCGCGTTACTGCCTTTTATTTTAATTAATTCGTTTCTCTCGCTGATTATTGCATTACTCGACATCGGTATGCCGACTTGGCAGGGCACTGCATTTCATCAGAGTATTAGTTTCTTTTCGGTACAACTTTCCAAGATTTTTCCGCTGCTGGCATTAATTTCCCTGTCCTTCCATTTTGCTAAATATTTGCAGCAGTCGGCGATTGTGGTGTGTTCTTTGTCGCTGAGTCTTTTGCTCGCTATTAATGCCCAAGATACGGGCAACGTATTTAATCTCGATTATGTGCGTGCCATTTTAGCGGATCCGCGTATGGCGATTTTGCCGATTATTTCGGCCTATTTATTACGATTTTTGACTGCTTGGAAAGGGCTAAAGTTTATTAAGGCAAAGGCACTTAGTCGTTACTTAAAGCTACACTTAAACTTATTCTTCCCGTTAGTGCTCGGCTTTATTGGCTTGTTCGCCATTGTTGCTGAAGCCTCTATCTTTTTAGAATGGTTGTTTGCCCCCTTGATTGAATCACTGCATCAGGCGAGCCTAGGCGTACAACTATTTATGCGGATTTTGATCACCCACGTGCTTTGGTGTTTTGGGGTGCATGGCGATAATGCCTATCTGCTGCTGATTGGTGTCGATAATGGCTTAATGGAATTGGTGCCGCACCTGACTGCGAGCCAGTTTATGGACTTGTTTATTCTCTATGGTGGCAGTGGCGCGACGCTATCCTTGATCATTGCCATTTTTATCGGTGCTAAAGACAGTGCCACTCGGCATATTGCTAAAATTGCCACACCCTTTGCGATTTTTAACATCAATGAGATCCTGATTTACGGTCTCCCCATTATCTTTAATCCACGTTTATTAGTGCCGTTTATTCTGTCGCCGCTGATTAATTTTATCCTAGCTTACAGTGCCATAAATGTTGGGATCTTAAGCTTTGAGGGGCACAGCTTTCCTTGGATCACGCCGCCACTGCTAAACGCTTACATTGCCAGCGGCCATATCAGCGCGGTGTTGTTCCAAGTGTTATTAATCGGACTTGGAGTATTGGTTTATCTTCCCTTTGTGCGGCGTTTCTCCTTGATGTCTGAGCACTATGAGTTTGATAGCGAGTTAATCAAACGCGTGCAGTTTCAAGCGGATATTGACCGTATGACCGAGCAGCATTACTCACAGCAGCAGTCAGAATCACTGAAAGCTGAATTAAACCTCGAGAAGACCATTAAAGAAGTCTTGGCAGGGGAGTTACAGCTGCATTATCAGCCAAAAATTGCCCTCAGCAGTGACCATGTGGTGGGGTTTGAGGCGCTTATACGATTGAAGGATGAACATGGTAACTTGAAGGGACCTTACTTTATTGATGCCTTTCAGCGTGCAGGTTATTCCCATATCATTGACCGCTTTGTGATTAATACGGTTGCAGAGGATCTGGCCCGCTGGGAATTAGAAGGCTTTTTGCCTAAAGTGAGCATCAATATCGACCCAAACAATATTACCGATCCCCAGTTGCTGGCGACGCTGCACGAAAGATTAGGCAGTGTTGCCAACCGAGTCGAAATTGAGATGTTAGAATCGGCCTTTATGTTGGATTTGAATCGCATCGATAGCAGCATGCGTCAGCTTAAGCAGCATGGCTTTAGCTTCTTCTTAGATGACTTCGGTACGGGGTTCTCTAGCTTAAGTCTGCTGAGTCGGATCAATGTGGATGGTATTAAGCTAGACCGTAGTATTCTGGCCAATACCAGTGAGCCAAAAGGGCGGACCTTGTATCTGCAAATCTGTAAGCTTTGTAATAGCTTAGGTTTTAGTTTGATTGCCGAAGGGGTTGAAACCACCACAGAGGCCGAGTTTGTTAAAGCGGCGGGTGTGGGTTATGTGCAGGGCTGGTTATACGCTAAGGCGATGCCAGGCCCCGAGGCCAAAGCCTTCTGGTTGGAGAGAAATAGTGACTGATAACTTAGTCAGTACCCTGCTGATGACATACGCCAATGCGAACTTGTCGGCTTGGGATAATTTGCGCGTCTTGCTATCCGAGTGTGCGTTGCAGCAATGTGAAGCCCGTGGATTTGAAGTCGATTGCGACGACAGTCGCCCCCATTATTGGCTGCAGATTGAAGATTGTTGGCTCGATTGTGGCAGAACCAATGCCTACAGCGCGGCTATCGTCCGTTTAGCGCCTGAGGCCGTTAAGGGCGCAAGGATAATCAGCGTGCAAGACTGTGCACTGTTATCCGCCGCGCAGATCAACCTCTTGTGTATGCAAAACGCCCATTTTGACCATTGTTAATCCAGATTACAGGATTAACCATTTCCCCATCGGGTAATTTCCTTGATAGCCAAAAGGAAGCCGTCCCTGCAAGTACCAGGTTAGACGTTCTTGTGTGAAGTCGCATAGCGTGACTTCGGCTAACAATAAGGTGGCTAAGGTATCGGCATCATCTGCGACTAGCGCGCAAATCTCAGCAACGGGCATTATTTTCCACGTTTCCAGATAGGCGGTTTTCGCGATTTGAGCGACGATTTCGCTAGAGACTTGTGGCTTTAATCTGTCGGCTTGTTGATGGTCGCTAACACATAAGCTTTCATAGGGTTCAGTGTAGGGCGGTTCGAAAAAACGGTCGGGATCCCTTTCAAGGCAAGTGGCTATGTCTTCTAAGCTGCCTAAGGTGTTGGCCATGGGCTCGTGATGGCCCACATTGGTCGCCCAAGAACAGGATTGGAGTTGTGCGATTAACGGCTTCATTGAGTCTCTGACTTTTGCCTAGAGTGAAAGCCATCTTGCTGAGAGTAATGGAGTTAGGCAATACATCCTAAGCATAAAAAAACCGCCCTTAGGCGGTTTTTTTGTGCGAAAGCGTGAGCTTAATGCAGATTATAGACCTGCATCGGCACGCAGTGCGTCAGCTTTATC comes from the Shewanella seohaensis genome and includes:
- a CDS encoding dicarboxylate/amino acid:cation symporter, whose translation is MSKHRSSALGRIWSSWMSVPLWLQIFVGMVLGIAVGVSLGEQASYLKPIGTLFVNTIKMLIVPLVFCSLIVGVTSMEDTAKMGRIGFKSFAFYLCTTAIAISLGLAVGYVVQPGAGVPLLQHEAVQTAKEVPSVMQTLIDIVPTNPVAALASGQILQVIVFAVALGIALVLIGDHGKPAIKVFESLAEAMYKLTDMVMKLAPYGVFGLMAWVAGEYGIDMLWPLIKVIIAVYIGCIIHVLGFYSIVLRLFAKLNPLHFFKGISNAMAVAFTTSSSAGTLPASMKCASEYLGVNKKISSFVLPLGTTINMDGTALYQGVTALFVAQAFGIDLTWVDYLTIILTATLASIGTAGVPGAGLVMLTLVLSTVGLPLEGVALIAGIDRILDMARTVVNVSGDLVATTVIAKSEDELDVEHYNADMVQSAMIAEQNAASENAATKS
- a CDS encoding GNAT family N-acetyltransferase, yielding MTVNIRPATTQDIDSLVVLERTFLNDELASSAMGLEGQAFGRNELTELVTRHWVVVAEDKGRIIGYVIAGRWAFFTTWPMYRTLLNRLAKAEWDGPRLTQQNSCQYGPIWIDQHYRGQGVFAALVKGIFQQIAPHFAYAVTFIAEDNERSFAAHTQKAAMQVADFFTVSARDYYLMVARTQA
- a CDS encoding EAL domain-containing protein, which gives rise to MKFELRQFLDRSFLISIRESFIALLPFILINSFLSLIIALLDIGMPTWQGTAFHQSISFFSVQLSKIFPLLALISLSFHFAKYLQQSAIVVCSLSLSLLLAINAQDTGNVFNLDYVRAILADPRMAILPIISAYLLRFLTAWKGLKFIKAKALSRYLKLHLNLFFPLVLGFIGLFAIVAEASIFLEWLFAPLIESLHQASLGVQLFMRILITHVLWCFGVHGDNAYLLLIGVDNGLMELVPHLTASQFMDLFILYGGSGATLSLIIAIFIGAKDSATRHIAKIATPFAIFNINEILIYGLPIIFNPRLLVPFILSPLINFILAYSAINVGILSFEGHSFPWITPPLLNAYIASGHISAVLFQVLLIGLGVLVYLPFVRRFSLMSEHYEFDSELIKRVQFQADIDRMTEQHYSQQQSESLKAELNLEKTIKEVLAGELQLHYQPKIALSSDHVVGFEALIRLKDEHGNLKGPYFIDAFQRAGYSHIIDRFVINTVAEDLARWELEGFLPKVSINIDPNNITDPQLLATLHERLGSVANRVEIEMLESAFMLDLNRIDSSMRQLKQHGFSFFLDDFGTGFSSLSLLSRINVDGIKLDRSILANTSEPKGRTLYLQICKLCNSLGFSLIAEGVETTTEAEFVKAAGVGYVQGWLYAKAMPGPEAKAFWLERNSD
- a CDS encoding GNAT family N-acetyltransferase, with product MLIRKAKVQDLTALVQFNQAMAQETEGLALDEMTLIKGVNTLLNHPEKGFYLVAEIDGEIVGSLMVTFEWSDWRAKDYYWIQSVYIRPQNRRQGIYGKLYAEVKQLAEANGGAASFRLYVEQENTAAQQTYQALGMKQSYYLMYEEK
- a CDS encoding DUF4234 domain-containing protein — encoded protein: MAFVKSTRRFKPKILQPYDVQKDLQINHAMHFMLTLITFGLWGLVWWYLILKSQGDNQSLFSGFDDDYWSYLIECEQPPASLYRQRFAASANSVQFEA
- a CDS encoding META domain-containing protein; the encoded protein is MLKQTFLLSALLFGLTACQSTDVANQDTVPLQGSWHIEAVQGQPSVDYSPAQITFADEGKLSGNNSCNNFFGQYSQQGQELKIIPGGSTMKACVDALMQQEHKVMQALPLVAKAKLVQGRLTLLSSDDKPVLVLSQLK